The following DNA comes from Xiphias gladius isolate SHS-SW01 ecotype Sanya breed wild chromosome 10, ASM1685928v1, whole genome shotgun sequence.
ACATGAGGCGGAAAAACCATACCCACCAGCAAGACATTGATGACTTAAAGAAGCAGAATGCACTGCTGGAGCAACAGGGTAAGTGGaggaatgtttttgttgtcgATGTGTTTTTAGAACAAAGTGTGATATGGTGTCTCTGTTACACTATGCAGTATGTGACGAGTGTGGTATTTACCGCTGTAGTATTTGTCTTGCCGTCTTTGTCGACTGCTTGCAGTTCGTGCACTGGAGAAGGCCAAGGGAAACACTCAGCTCCAGACAAACTACTCTTCGGACAGCAGCTTGTACACAAACCGTAAAGGGAGCGCGGTGTCCGCCTTCGATGGCGGGTCCGACTCCAGCTCTGAATCAGAGCCAGACGAACCTCCCAACAGA
Coding sequences within:
- the LOC120795423 gene encoding protein max-like isoform X2, producing MSENDDIEVDSDADKRAHHNALERKRRDHIKDSFHSLRDSVPSLQGEKASRAQILDKATEYIQYMRRKNHTHQQDIDDLKKQNALLEQQVRALEKAKGNTQLQTNYSSDSSLYTNRKGSAVSAFDGGSDSSSESEPDEPPNRKKLRAEAS
- the LOC120795423 gene encoding protein max-like isoform X1; its protein translation is MSENDDIEVDSDADKRAHHNALERKRRDHIKDSFHSLRDSVPSLQGEKNSVKQASRAQILDKATEYIQYMRRKNHTHQQDIDDLKKQNALLEQQVRALEKAKGNTQLQTNYSSDSSLYTNRKGSAVSAFDGGSDSSSESEPDEPPNRKKLRAEAS